Proteins found in one bacterium genomic segment:
- a CDS encoding polysaccharide pyruvyl transferase family protein, with protein MNKAAKLTRYRYADITKNASNFGNLIIDLAVRTLMTSYLPPPVEVFDAFTESEPLFGSEFTIIPGCTMLTAGHYPGLNSLDWASPVYCIGGSIWNQLESTGYLIRSRVILRRTPPSPDLSIARLVAEPVGVRDSYTQRILLGAGIRTLYVGCPTLFLSPEGVADDGYVLMSLGRGHIREQCYAGHQMAKKNPVIGICHELGDYERYRAVGWKLPLVTFSGDINLYLSYFKHARVVVTGRLHGLLPSIAFGKKVYYYGTKDSRTSICDDLGIDVHNYKGLENATDNSSNSYNRYFIEYLRDNMDELFKAIVKTSIYKDTSELQSTNQE; from the coding sequence ATGAATAAAGCGGCGAAGTTGACACGGTATCGATATGCGGACATCACAAAGAATGCCAGTAACTTCGGCAATCTCATCATTGATCTTGCAGTACGAACATTAATGACAAGTTACCTCCCTCCACCTGTTGAGGTATTTGATGCTTTTACAGAGAGTGAACCGTTATTTGGATCCGAATTCACGATAATTCCTGGCTGTACGATGCTAACGGCGGGGCATTACCCTGGCCTAAACTCGCTAGATTGGGCTTCCCCTGTCTACTGTATCGGTGGATCTATCTGGAACCAGTTGGAGAGTACAGGATACTTGATCAGAAGTCGTGTAATTCTTCGTCGCACCCCCCCATCTCCAGACTTGAGTATCGCGCGATTGGTTGCGGAGCCAGTTGGTGTGCGCGATAGTTACACACAGCGAATCCTACTAGGTGCAGGCATACGGACCCTTTATGTTGGTTGTCCAACCCTTTTTCTTTCGCCTGAGGGTGTTGCAGATGATGGATACGTTCTTATGTCCCTAGGAAGGGGGCATATTCGCGAACAATGCTATGCTGGACATCAAATGGCAAAAAAGAATCCTGTAATTGGAATCTGCCATGAGTTAGGTGATTACGAACGATATAGGGCAGTTGGGTGGAAACTCCCCTTAGTTACATTCTCGGGCGATATAAATCTTTATTTATCCTATTTTAAACATGCAAGAGTTGTCGTAACTGGCCGATTACACGGCCTACTTCCATCCATTGCTTTTGGAAAGAAAGTTTATTATTATGGCACCAAGGATTCAAGGACATCTATTTGCGATGATTTGGGAATTGATGTCCATAATTACAAAGGATTGGAAAATGCCACTGATAATTCTTCGAATAGTTATAACCGTTATTTTATTGAATACCTTCGTGATAATATGGATGAATTATTTAAAGCAATAGTAAAAACTTCAATTTACAAAGATACATCCGAACTTCAAAGTACTAACCAGGAATAA
- a CDS encoding O-antigen ligase family protein encodes MYSAEWILALKLQIVIAIGCFILAISLFRIPKRTAAVAVLIFNSIPITTPPGFATPLFLHDFFVPIMLLLLQCRYKKGRLFQLALLAILVWPLMGVIVGKFIEPSGNDWITFIYRRLGFITFFSFAAIGIFPDIDLEDFMDTCNIVWSCMAIVGILQYYGVWNVDFDTLTSEFQDKTILESVAAQRGFMGLNRGAIGLWGTVFSTYCFAQLTFRNNIGVFRNILYIISMLLTCIVILFAGSRTGLAAILVSWGYVLCQSLRFSRKANFHRLFPFVIIIFGLFMYIVAPVFEVIGGRYIYALSNVSVDDRAEVQLEAIEYIFSNARPMIIGMGYSEGEFTSIIKTGLSHPHSEYIEVLWVSGIIGLMTYLGFLFYLYRAMEFNRNVDSGCIAIRGMIIAGLVMGFGVGHIMITTTRLASFGMLILFIYGLAVKRSYLQCKFA; translated from the coding sequence ATGTATTCTGCTGAATGGATTCTTGCCTTAAAATTGCAAATTGTAATAGCTATTGGCTGCTTTATTTTAGCAATATCGTTATTTCGTATACCAAAGCGGACTGCTGCAGTTGCTGTACTGATTTTTAATTCCATTCCGATAACTACACCTCCGGGATTTGCAACTCCTCTTTTCTTGCATGATTTTTTTGTGCCAATCATGCTATTGCTACTCCAATGTCGTTATAAAAAAGGACGTTTGTTTCAATTGGCGCTCCTGGCGATATTGGTATGGCCTCTTATGGGTGTAATTGTTGGAAAATTTATTGAGCCAAGCGGAAACGACTGGATAACGTTTATATACAGAAGGCTTGGTTTCATAACATTTTTTTCATTTGCCGCAATTGGAATTTTCCCTGATATCGATCTTGAGGATTTTATGGACACATGCAATATTGTATGGTCGTGCATGGCTATTGTAGGGATATTACAATATTACGGAGTGTGGAATGTTGATTTTGATACATTGACCTCGGAATTCCAAGATAAGACAATCTTGGAGTCCGTTGCTGCTCAAAGAGGTTTCATGGGGCTAAACAGGGGTGCTATCGGCCTTTGGGGAACGGTATTTTCTACATATTGTTTCGCCCAATTGACCTTTCGCAATAATATAGGTGTATTTCGAAATATTCTTTATATAATTTCCATGTTGTTAACATGCATCGTTATCTTATTCGCTGGATCCCGTACTGGATTGGCCGCTATATTAGTGTCTTGGGGGTATGTACTCTGTCAATCATTACGTTTTTCACGCAAGGCAAATTTTCATCGTTTATTTCCCTTTGTCATAATAATATTTGGCTTGTTTATGTATATTGTTGCTCCGGTATTTGAAGTGATAGGTGGCCGTTATATTTATGCATTATCTAATGTGTCGGTAGACGATAGGGCGGAAGTTCAGTTGGAGGCAATAGAATATATTTTTAGTAATGCAAGGCCCATGATTATAGGAATGGGCTATAGCGAAGGAGAATTCACTAGTATTATAAAAACTGGCTTATCTCATCCGCATAGTGAATATATAGAAGTGCTATGGGTTTCCGGTATAATAGGATTAATGACATACCTAGGTTTTTTATTCTATTTATATCGTGCCATGGAATTCAACCGAAATGTGGATTCTGGCTGTATCGCAATTCGTGGGATGATAATTGCTGGGCTAGTAATGGGATTTGGGGTTGGTCATATTATGATAACTACGACTCGGTTGGCTTCTTTTGGAATGTTGATATTGTTTATATATGGACTCGCAGTTAAACGAAGTTATTTGCAGTGTAAATTTGCATAG
- a CDS encoding glycosyltransferase family 2 protein — MSKVSVGILTHNRRDKVLRCLKSVFDQGMEDIEIVVVDSASTDGTQDAIQENYPSVKFIRLPRNCGCPGGRNHIFVNCTGDYIVNVDDDGFLGEGVLQGVLTAFDSDPTIGIIAMHQLFTDQPGEGRIAGEGRQEVSDFSGGVCAFRRSMLDKIGDYPHDFFLYAEEAYLAIRAIDAGYRIVSNPSLIIWHPRIGVSGLSAKKWDYYLFRNPLLVVLRLFPGWMMLQYLILRAGSYALISARRGTFHKYIAAIISVIYQLPGTLMTRKACKKETIQTYFRLRG, encoded by the coding sequence ATGAGTAAGGTTTCGGTTGGCATCCTGACTCACAATCGAAGAGATAAAGTTCTCCGTTGCCTCAAGTCGGTTTTTGATCAAGGAATGGAAGATATTGAGATAGTTGTAGTCGATAGCGCATCGACTGATGGGACCCAGGATGCGATTCAGGAAAATTATCCAAGCGTAAAGTTTATTCGGTTGCCACGTAATTGCGGGTGCCCTGGAGGGAGAAACCATATATTTGTAAATTGCACTGGAGATTACATTGTTAATGTGGACGACGATGGCTTTTTGGGCGAAGGCGTACTCCAAGGTGTTCTTACTGCTTTTGATTCAGATCCGACCATTGGAATCATTGCCATGCATCAGTTATTTACGGATCAACCAGGGGAAGGGAGGATTGCTGGCGAAGGGCGCCAAGAGGTTAGTGATTTTTCCGGCGGTGTCTGCGCATTTCGGCGTTCAATGCTGGATAAAATTGGAGACTACCCCCATGATTTTTTCCTGTACGCAGAAGAGGCGTATTTAGCAATTCGTGCAATAGACGCTGGGTACCGTATTGTGTCCAATCCTTCGCTTATCATATGGCACCCTCGCATTGGAGTAAGTGGATTATCGGCGAAAAAGTGGGACTATTATCTATTTCGCAATCCTCTCCTCGTTGTACTTCGCCTATTCCCTGGTTGGATGATGCTTCAATACCTTATTCTCCGAGCCGGGTCGTATGCACTAATTTCCGCAAGGCGTGGAACATTCCACAAATACATTGCCGCAATAATTAGCGTTATTTATCAACTACCAGGTACACTAATGACTAGAAAGGCATGTAAAAAAGAAACAATACAAACATATTTTCGCTTAAGGGGATAG
- a CDS encoding oligosaccharide flippase family protein yields the protein MGIGVSLSKILNKSKERLSILNYKNRFIPNIIYSGIGQAVQLIVGIFLVAYLVRKLGTERWGLVVLAMSTASILSLFQMGASTGIAKKLNQYLTICEEKEFTRYYTAGVVICLLLSLIMMICLIFFLTLGWQWMNISDNYYNEGRAVLAAIGVASILATNALAPIACLQAMHRIDIYAKFDMASVILRITLTVLMFELVSPQAYIYAFVLMICNLFVLVGTWWWVHINQPKARVRFSVFDTQVFNSMIRFNMMTMFNTLNYTLFMQGPAFLLQRYAGLSAAGLYGIGLQINTLLRSFFTIGANTLSPVVISLESSGNKDKMKVLFCMWTKFYSSVALMMWAGLVLLRRPILHIWVTQSGEDLLNSIPWIAGATIIGIMAMPSAIYMVALERLRLSAIAGLLLFGAMVGTMVFRLRFGESNKLLIDTCIILALYLGCYQMLRVWIISRIICLRCLEFWCGIVLRSIIPVLIILPALIAIIRIFPPSNLHGLLIVSGGTLLVFATISYVTLFGREERGMILDLYHSIRYSRQVTVEV from the coding sequence TTGGGTATTGGCGTATCCTTATCAAAGATCCTAAATAAATCAAAGGAGCGGCTGTCCATCCTAAATTATAAAAATCGTTTTATCCCTAACATCATTTATAGTGGAATAGGACAGGCTGTCCAGTTAATTGTTGGGATCTTTCTAGTTGCATACCTTGTACGTAAACTAGGCACTGAACGATGGGGACTTGTGGTTCTTGCTATGAGCACTGCCTCAATTCTTTCTCTCTTCCAAATGGGGGCATCTACTGGTATAGCAAAGAAACTCAACCAATATTTAACGATATGCGAGGAAAAGGAATTTACGCGGTATTACACTGCTGGCGTCGTGATCTGCCTCTTGTTGAGTCTGATTATGATGATTTGTTTGATCTTTTTTCTTACTCTTGGATGGCAATGGATGAACATCTCTGATAATTACTATAATGAAGGACGGGCGGTGTTGGCCGCAATCGGAGTTGCATCCATTTTAGCAACGAATGCACTTGCGCCTATTGCCTGCCTACAAGCCATGCACCGAATCGATATATACGCTAAATTTGACATGGCATCTGTTATTTTACGGATAACATTAACAGTCTTGATGTTCGAACTGGTGTCCCCTCAAGCCTACATCTATGCGTTTGTCCTGATGATATGTAACTTATTTGTACTAGTGGGGACATGGTGGTGGGTCCATATAAATCAACCTAAAGCAAGGGTTCGCTTCAGTGTTTTTGATACTCAAGTCTTTAACAGCATGATTCGCTTTAACATGATGACTATGTTCAATACCCTGAATTATACATTATTCATGCAAGGGCCTGCGTTTCTTTTACAACGGTACGCAGGATTGAGCGCAGCCGGCTTATACGGTATTGGTCTTCAAATAAATACCCTATTGCGAAGTTTTTTTACGATAGGAGCGAACACCTTATCGCCTGTTGTGATATCGTTAGAATCTTCAGGAAATAAAGATAAGATGAAGGTATTGTTTTGTATGTGGACAAAGTTCTACTCAAGCGTAGCTCTCATGATGTGGGCCGGTCTAGTTCTTTTACGTCGTCCTATCCTACATATTTGGGTCACTCAAAGCGGGGAAGATCTCCTCAATTCCATCCCATGGATTGCGGGAGCAACCATCATTGGTATCATGGCGATGCCGAGCGCAATTTACATGGTGGCTCTTGAACGACTTCGCCTTTCTGCAATTGCCGGCCTCCTTTTATTTGGAGCAATGGTCGGAACGATGGTATTTCGTCTTCGATTCGGCGAGAGCAACAAGCTTCTAATCGATACATGTATTATCCTTGCTTTGTATCTGGGTTGTTATCAGATGTTGAGGGTGTGGATAATTTCAAGGATTATTTGTTTGCGTTGCCTAGAGTTCTGGTGCGGAATCGTTCTTAGATCAATTATTCCAGTGTTAATTATTCTGCCTGCGTTAATAGCGATCATTCGAATATTTCCACCATCAAATCTTCATGGGTTGCTAATCGTTTCAGGGGGCACACTTCTGGTCTTTGCAACAATCTCATATGTCACCCTCTTTGGTCGTGAGGAACGGGGAATGATATTAGATCTTTATCATTCAATTCGTTACAGTCGTCAAGTGACAGTGGAGGTATAA
- a CDS encoding DUF4838 domain-containing protein — protein MMNHSELRNFCQYEADRQFFTPPLRSYDNKSQKLVQTTLAVFRCLVGILVVVNLLDVASVGAANNKINREIIIVDDNRAKAVIAVNDDATDQVKSVAFELSRYIKLSTSAVVKVQKLSEIKNNQRDVIIIIKTVSIQKNKSVYLFAIPDEFTITFPDNKTIVISGSMDWGTEFGVYEFLERYIGVKWLMPSLAGEVVPLRKKLSVPMNDITLKSAFFSRHPEGLRGPEQYLWARHNRMHPQIKLHHNLLNLFSPAIYTKTHPEFFPMINGKRYLPKEGAEGWQPCFSAPGIVEEAIKNICEYFEKHPGELSYSLGVNDGGGYCECDTCRAKVSDLKNYLGFMNMSNIYFEWANTVVEGVLSKYPDKWFGCLAYSELAEAPSSVKVHPRIVPFLTYERLKWVDKRLEKQGKAITESWSKRGNSIGWYDYIYGTPYLVPRVYFHEMADYYRYGYEQGVRAMYAEAYPNWGEGPKLYVALKLLWNPYLDVDELLSDWYEKCVGKEAAPYLEAYYNLWEEFWIKKVPKSWWFSKGHQYLLFFDARYLDIIDDEIIRSRDILQKVVSNAQTSDQIKRANLIFKAFEYYEASVISYQYKGKCAGVGILSFGKDCDMYRVMNNKRYLLINKFDNDPVLIHPRRFDKMNILQW, from the coding sequence ATGATGAACCATTCGGAACTACGAAATTTCTGCCAGTATGAAGCGGATCGGCAGTTCTTTACCCCCCCCCTCCGATCGTACGATAATAAATCTCAGAAACTTGTCCAAACAACTCTGGCTGTTTTTCGTTGCTTGGTGGGTATTCTTGTTGTAGTAAATTTATTAGATGTTGCTAGTGTTGGTGCAGCGAACAATAAGATTAATAGAGAAATAATTATCGTAGACGATAATAGGGCGAAAGCAGTGATTGCAGTTAATGATGATGCTACAGATCAGGTAAAATCCGTAGCATTCGAATTGTCAAGGTATATAAAGCTTTCTACAAGCGCCGTTGTCAAAGTGCAGAAATTATCTGAAATAAAAAATAATCAAAGGGATGTTATAATTATTATCAAAACAGTAAGCATTCAAAAAAACAAATCTGTATATTTATTCGCAATTCCCGATGAATTTACAATAACTTTTCCTGATAATAAAACCATTGTCATTAGCGGCTCTATGGATTGGGGAACTGAGTTTGGAGTCTACGAATTTCTTGAGAGATATATTGGAGTAAAATGGCTCATGCCGAGTCTTGCCGGAGAGGTTGTGCCGCTTCGAAAGAAACTATCCGTTCCAATGAATGATATAACTTTAAAATCTGCTTTCTTCTCTCGTCATCCAGAGGGATTGAGGGGACCAGAACAATATTTATGGGCTCGGCATAACCGCATGCATCCACAGATCAAGCTTCATCACAATCTTTTAAATCTATTTTCACCTGCTATATATACGAAAACGCATCCGGAGTTTTTCCCGATGATCAACGGAAAACGTTACCTGCCAAAAGAAGGTGCCGAGGGTTGGCAACCTTGCTTCTCGGCTCCAGGCATTGTCGAAGAGGCGATAAAGAATATTTGTGAATACTTCGAGAAACACCCAGGGGAATTGTCTTATTCACTTGGAGTGAATGACGGCGGAGGCTATTGCGAATGCGATACATGTCGCGCTAAAGTCAGCGATTTAAAAAATTATTTAGGTTTTATGAATATGTCCAATATTTATTTTGAGTGGGCAAATACCGTTGTCGAAGGCGTATTGTCAAAGTATCCGGACAAGTGGTTTGGTTGCTTAGCTTACAGCGAATTAGCCGAGGCGCCATCTAGCGTCAAGGTACATCCACGTATCGTTCCGTTTTTAACCTATGAAAGATTGAAATGGGTTGATAAGCGCTTGGAGAAGCAGGGAAAGGCAATAACGGAAAGTTGGAGCAAAAGGGGCAATTCCATCGGGTGGTACGATTATATTTATGGGACGCCGTACCTTGTCCCCCGGGTATATTTTCATGAAATGGCGGATTATTACAGGTACGGTTATGAGCAAGGAGTTCGTGCCATGTATGCGGAAGCTTATCCTAATTGGGGAGAAGGTCCAAAACTTTATGTCGCATTAAAACTGCTATGGAATCCCTATCTTGATGTCGATGAACTGCTCAGCGATTGGTACGAGAAATGCGTAGGCAAGGAAGCTGCTCCATACCTTGAAGCGTACTACAATCTTTGGGAAGAATTCTGGATAAAGAAGGTGCCAAAATCATGGTGGTTTTCTAAAGGCCACCAGTATCTTTTGTTTTTTGATGCAAGATATCTTGATATTATTGATGATGAGATTATACGAAGCCGCGATATATTACAAAAAGTCGTATCCAATGCGCAAACATCCGATCAGATAAAACGAGCAAATTTGATTTTTAAGGCATTTGAATATTATGAAGCGTCTGTAATTTCATACCAGTACAAAGGGAAGTGCGCAGGAGTAGGAATATTATCTTTTGGGAAAGATTGTGATATGTATAGAGTAATGAATAATAAACGATATTTATTGATCAATAAGTTTGATAATGATCCGGTTCTGATTCATCCCCGCAGATTTGATAAAATGAATATCCTACAATGGTAA